The following are encoded together in the Kribbella sp. CA-293567 genome:
- a CDS encoding sugar phosphate isomerase/epimerase family protein, which yields MTRVTAKIGLSNASVYPESTASCFELASRLGYDGVEVMVGIDPLSTQIDAVRRLVDYHQLPVLAIHAPCLLITQRVWGTDPWGKLERSAEAASALGADVVVVHPPFRWQRDYARGFVSGIARLEEETGIIFAVENMYPWRAPGKGLQAYAPSWDPTEQTYAHTTLDLSHSSTAEQDCVELAATMGSTLKHVHLTDGTGSAKDEHLVPGRGTQRAADLLQGLANRDFGGHIIIEINTRRATSRSEREVDLVESLEFTRKHFTRTADAVASRRSGFAVTSDGEVSELAR from the coding sequence ATGACCCGCGTGACCGCGAAGATCGGCCTCTCCAACGCTTCGGTGTACCCGGAGTCGACCGCCAGCTGCTTCGAGCTGGCCTCCCGGCTCGGCTACGACGGCGTCGAGGTGATGGTCGGCATCGACCCGCTGAGCACCCAGATCGACGCGGTACGGCGACTGGTCGACTACCACCAGCTGCCTGTGCTGGCGATCCACGCGCCCTGCCTGCTGATCACCCAGCGGGTCTGGGGCACCGACCCGTGGGGCAAGCTCGAGCGCAGCGCCGAGGCGGCCAGTGCGCTCGGTGCCGACGTGGTCGTCGTGCACCCGCCCTTTCGCTGGCAACGGGACTACGCGCGCGGGTTCGTCTCGGGCATCGCGCGGCTGGAGGAGGAGACCGGGATCATCTTCGCGGTCGAGAACATGTACCCGTGGCGGGCGCCCGGCAAGGGGCTGCAGGCCTACGCGCCGAGCTGGGACCCGACCGAGCAGACCTATGCCCACACCACTCTCGACCTGTCGCACTCCTCGACCGCCGAGCAGGACTGCGTCGAGCTGGCGGCGACGATGGGCAGCACGCTGAAGCACGTGCACCTGACCGACGGCACCGGCTCCGCGAAGGACGAGCACCTGGTGCCCGGCCGGGGCACCCAGCGGGCCGCGGATCTCCTGCAGGGACTGGCGAACCGGGACTTCGGCGGCCACATCATCATCGAGATCAACACCCGGCGGGCGACCAGCCGGTCCGAGCGTGAGGTGGACCTGGTCGAGTCGCTGGAGTTCACCCGCAAGCACTTCACCCGGACCGCCGACGCCGTCGCGTCCCGCCGGTCCGGTTTCGCCGTGACCAGCGACGGCGAGGTGTCGGAGCTCGCCAGGTGA
- a CDS encoding HDIG domain-containing metalloprotein codes for MDERTAAVNIPTDREIRALHAQYASTREAFEVVHDHCRIVCDLAEQVIKANNLTVDVDLVRAGCLLHDLGVHRLDGSAYIRHGVLGHELLLDLGFPEVIARFCSHHTGVGLTREDVTRQALPIPVGDYLAETVEEELVMYADKFHSKSSPPRFVTAAAYRTAVLRFGVDKAARFDDLVTRYGEPDLPRPA; via the coding sequence ATGGACGAGCGGACGGCGGCCGTGAACATCCCCACCGACCGCGAGATCCGTGCGTTGCACGCGCAGTACGCCTCGACGCGTGAGGCCTTCGAGGTGGTCCACGATCACTGCCGGATCGTCTGCGACCTGGCCGAGCAGGTGATCAAGGCCAACAACCTGACAGTGGACGTCGACCTGGTCCGGGCCGGCTGCCTGCTGCACGATCTCGGCGTCCACCGCCTCGACGGCTCCGCCTACATCCGCCACGGCGTACTCGGCCACGAACTGCTGCTGGACCTCGGCTTCCCCGAGGTGATCGCCAGGTTCTGCTCGCACCACACCGGCGTCGGCCTGACCCGCGAGGACGTCACCCGGCAGGCACTCCCGATCCCGGTCGGCGACTACCTCGCCGAGACGGTCGAGGAGGAGCTGGTGATGTACGCCGACAAGTTCCACAGCAAGAGCAGCCCGCCCAGGTTCGTCACCGCCGCGGCGTACCGGACTGCCGTCCTGCGGTTCGGCGTCGACAAGGCAGCGCGGTTCGACGACCTGGTCACCCGGTACGGCGAACCCGACCTGCCGCGGCCGGCCTGA
- a CDS encoding Ppx/GppA phosphatase family protein, protein MRLGVLDVGSNTVHLLVVDAHRGAAPLPAYSHKTELKLAEHLDKHGAIAQSGADELVSFISEASELAEDKGCESVLAFATSALREAPNGEQVLDRVRQQTNVDLQVLTGEDEARLTFLAVRRWFGWSSGRLAVFDIGGGSLEIAAGSDEEPTVAASVPLGAGRLTRESLTQDPPDKDEVKALRKRIRVEMAAIAGDVLRAGKPQRTVATSKTFRSLARITGAAPSDEGPYVPRALSRDELSEWMPKLIAMSAAERAELPGVSVSRSSQLVAGALVADAVMDLFDLTSLEVCPWALREGVILSRLDQLQPR, encoded by the coding sequence ATGCGGCTCGGCGTACTAGACGTGGGATCCAACACCGTCCACCTGCTCGTGGTGGACGCTCATCGTGGTGCGGCGCCGCTGCCGGCGTACTCGCACAAGACCGAGCTGAAGCTCGCCGAGCACCTGGACAAGCACGGCGCGATCGCCCAGTCCGGGGCGGACGAGCTGGTCTCGTTCATCTCCGAGGCGTCCGAGCTGGCCGAGGACAAGGGCTGCGAGTCGGTGCTCGCGTTCGCCACCTCGGCGCTGCGTGAGGCACCGAACGGCGAGCAGGTGCTGGACCGGGTCCGGCAGCAGACCAACGTCGACCTCCAGGTGCTGACCGGTGAGGACGAGGCCCGGCTGACCTTCCTCGCCGTCCGCCGGTGGTTCGGCTGGTCCTCGGGTCGTCTCGCCGTCTTCGACATCGGCGGTGGGTCGCTGGAGATTGCGGCCGGTTCCGACGAGGAGCCGACGGTGGCAGCCTCGGTGCCGCTGGGCGCCGGCCGGCTGACCCGCGAGTCGCTGACCCAGGACCCGCCGGACAAGGACGAGGTCAAGGCGCTGCGCAAGCGGATCCGGGTCGAGATGGCGGCGATCGCCGGCGACGTACTGCGGGCCGGCAAGCCGCAGCGGACCGTGGCGACCAGCAAGACCTTCCGGTCGCTGGCCAGGATCACCGGCGCCGCTCCGTCCGACGAAGGACCCTACGTACCGCGTGCGCTGAGCCGCGACGAGCTGTCCGAGTGGATGCCCAAACTGATCGCGATGAGCGCCGCCGAGCGGGCCGAGCTGCCGGGCGTCTCGGTGAGCCGCTCGTCCCAGCTGGTGGCCGGCGCGCTGGTCGCCGACGCGGTGATGGACCTCTTCGACCTGACCTCGCTCGAGGTCTGTCCGTGGGCCCTGCGCGAAGGCGTGATCCTGTCCCGTCTGGACCAGCTGCAGCCCCGATGA
- a CDS encoding DUF695 domain-containing protein — MPLFKRRKVASRDPIGDFWAWWRTTGADAVAASIAVQDPNAIAEELSDHIAKIHGNLDWELGPGLHSAHVLVVTAAGDPGTRAIARRWLRAAPASDETWEYADMRRPAPDVTIRFEGMPPVQIDAALVTIEADTREAALHVGVHHPTFSELPEHLQKRVTFLLLDLVLGEELVETWVGAIETEVERPADAVPIAELLPAVAAFAADHVAEDGGPSWRLMEGTTAAGHRLVATAMVPLRSVQLPHLDTHVAVSVPYKAARDDGLPLDETLSHLRDFEDHLTDRLGDSGRLLAHETAAGHRILHYYVDGTTPAAAQVEAAIAGWPDGRVAVDVSPDAGWEGIRHLS, encoded by the coding sequence ATGCCTTTGTTCAAGCGCCGCAAGGTCGCGAGCCGTGATCCGATCGGCGACTTCTGGGCCTGGTGGCGCACGACCGGCGCGGACGCGGTGGCGGCCTCGATCGCCGTCCAGGACCCGAACGCGATCGCCGAGGAGCTGTCGGACCACATCGCGAAGATTCACGGCAACCTCGACTGGGAGCTCGGCCCGGGACTGCACTCGGCCCACGTTCTGGTGGTCACCGCCGCCGGCGACCCGGGCACCCGCGCGATCGCCCGGCGCTGGCTGCGCGCGGCGCCGGCCTCGGACGAGACCTGGGAGTACGCCGACATGCGCCGCCCCGCCCCCGACGTCACCATCAGGTTCGAGGGAATGCCGCCGGTGCAGATCGACGCGGCACTGGTCACCATCGAGGCGGACACCCGCGAGGCCGCCCTGCACGTCGGCGTCCACCACCCCACCTTCAGCGAGCTGCCGGAGCACCTGCAGAAGCGGGTGACGTTCCTGCTGCTCGACCTGGTGCTGGGCGAGGAACTGGTCGAGACCTGGGTCGGCGCGATCGAGACCGAGGTGGAACGCCCGGCGGACGCAGTACCGATCGCCGAGTTGCTGCCGGCGGTGGCAGCCTTCGCTGCGGATCATGTCGCCGAGGACGGCGGGCCCAGCTGGCGACTGATGGAGGGTACGACGGCCGCCGGGCACCGGTTGGTGGCCACGGCGATGGTTCCGCTCAGGTCGGTCCAGCTGCCGCATCTCGACACGCACGTCGCCGTTTCGGTGCCCTACAAGGCGGCTCGCGACGACGGTCTCCCGCTGGACGAGACCCTCAGTCATCTCCGTGACTTCGAGGACCACCTGACCGACCGGCTCGGCGACTCCGGCCGGCTGCTCGCCCACGAGACCGCGGCCGGCCACCGGATCCTGCACTACTACGTCGACGGCACCACCCCGGCCGCGGCTCAGGTCGAGGCCGCGATCGCCGGCTGGCCCGACGGCCGGGTCGCCGTCGACGTCTCCCCCGATGCCGGCTGGGAAGGCATCCGCCACCTCAGTTGA
- a CDS encoding VOC family protein, with the protein MRLDHLSYAAGPDGYKATVERLSAALGAEFVDGGVHPRFGTVNHILPLENDRFIEVVDVLDHPSSDKAPFGQAVRARKELGGGWLGWVVAVRDMPRMEQRLGREAVPGNRHRPDGVNLTWRQIGVKGLISDPQLPFFIHWDDLAQHPSVGGKGVKLTGLEIAGDPTRVTDWIGHPADHLLDDLDVAWVGPNGQPGLNAAVFQTADGIVRL; encoded by the coding sequence ATGCGCCTGGATCATCTGTCTTACGCGGCCGGCCCCGACGGGTACAAGGCAACGGTCGAGCGACTGTCCGCCGCCCTCGGCGCGGAGTTCGTCGACGGCGGGGTGCACCCGCGCTTCGGCACGGTGAACCACATCCTGCCGCTGGAGAACGACCGCTTCATCGAGGTCGTGGACGTACTCGACCACCCGTCCTCGGACAAGGCGCCGTTCGGGCAGGCCGTCCGGGCCCGCAAGGAGCTCGGCGGCGGCTGGCTCGGCTGGGTGGTCGCGGTCCGCGACATGCCCCGGATGGAGCAGCGCCTCGGCCGGGAAGCCGTACCGGGCAACCGGCACCGGCCCGACGGGGTGAACCTCACCTGGCGGCAGATCGGCGTCAAGGGCCTGATCTCCGACCCGCAGCTGCCGTTCTTCATCCACTGGGACGACCTGGCCCAGCACCCGTCGGTGGGCGGCAAGGGCGTGAAGCTGACCGGCCTGGAGATCGCCGGCGACCCGACCCGGGTGACCGACTGGATCGGCCACCCGGCCGACCATCTGCTCGACGACCTCGACGTCGCCTGGGTCGGCCCGAACGGCCAGCCCGGCCTGAACGCCGCCGTCTTCCAGACCGCGGACGGCATCGTCCGACTCTGA
- a CDS encoding peptidase E has protein sequence MTSSQILAISGILEGDRSRTRDLISYAVSLAGATGPAKLCFLPTAEGDNPYAVQWFEDAFGNDSLVEASVLTLFTAPNVPDVREHLLAQHVLWVGGGSVVNLMAVWRAHGLPEILHEAWQAGVVMAGQSAGSLCWHLGGPTDSFGELSAFSNGLGWLPWSNGVHDDLGDQPRRTAYREMVASGALPAGYATEGGVGLHYIDGAFSEAVSVVPGARAWYVEGGRETAVEARYLEPL, from the coding sequence ATGACCTCGTCGCAGATCCTCGCGATCTCCGGCATCCTCGAGGGCGATCGGTCCCGCACCCGCGACCTGATCTCGTACGCCGTGTCGCTGGCCGGTGCCACCGGTCCGGCGAAGCTGTGTTTCCTGCCGACCGCCGAAGGCGACAACCCGTACGCCGTCCAGTGGTTCGAAGATGCCTTCGGCAACGACTCGCTGGTCGAGGCGAGCGTGCTGACGCTGTTCACGGCACCGAACGTCCCCGACGTGCGCGAGCATCTGCTGGCCCAGCACGTGCTCTGGGTCGGAGGTGGCAGCGTGGTGAACCTGATGGCGGTGTGGCGGGCACACGGATTGCCGGAGATCCTGCACGAAGCTTGGCAGGCCGGGGTGGTGATGGCTGGGCAGAGCGCGGGGAGCCTGTGCTGGCATCTCGGCGGGCCGACAGACTCGTTCGGCGAACTGAGTGCCTTCAGCAACGGGCTCGGCTGGTTGCCGTGGAGCAACGGGGTGCACGACGATCTCGGTGACCAGCCGCGGCGTACGGCGTACCGGGAGATGGTTGCCTCGGGCGCGCTTCCGGCCGGGTACGCGACCGAGGGCGGGGTCGGGCTGCACTACATCGACGGAGCCTTCTCAGAAGCCGTGTCGGTGGTGCCGGGGGCTCGCGCCTGGTACGTCGAGGGTGGTCGCGAGACTGCTGTCGAGGCGCGGTATCTAGAGCCGCTCTAG
- a CDS encoding MFS transporter — protein MPADPAPLDRPGPQDVVPATAASLQRGTLWVLVVSNVLGGVAVASGFAVAGLLAESISGSTSMAGLVATSTTLGAAILAVPLARLARSQGRRTSLTAGYLIAVAGALLSIIAAQIDSLALLLLAGCLFGSGSAANLQSRYAATDAADPKHVASSLSMVVWATTIGVVVGPNLTGVGGSVGTSLGVFPLAGPYLFSVVAFSLALATVWFGLRRLQQVAVRTTLERQPLSTTFRRVVAIPHARLGLLAIASAHAVMVGVMSMTSVHLRHHGASLTVVGFVISGHVAGMYALSPVMGFLADRLGRVPTIGIGLTILTSAMTVAALAPDEAHSLTGLALVLLGLGWSACLVAGSALLSGSVPPDIRTSAQGLSDLTMGVFASIAGIGAGPVLAQLGFHWLAVLCGMLLVPVAVLTATTVRKKSGETVGTAS, from the coding sequence GTGCCCGCAGACCCCGCTCCGCTCGACCGCCCCGGCCCACAGGACGTCGTACCGGCGACCGCCGCTTCGTTGCAGCGGGGGACGTTGTGGGTGCTGGTGGTCAGCAACGTGCTCGGCGGGGTGGCGGTCGCCAGCGGGTTCGCGGTGGCAGGGCTGCTCGCGGAGAGCATCTCGGGATCGACCTCGATGGCAGGACTGGTGGCGACCTCCACCACCTTGGGCGCGGCGATCCTCGCCGTCCCGCTGGCGCGGCTCGCGCGGTCGCAAGGACGGCGTACGTCGCTCACTGCCGGCTATCTGATCGCTGTCGCCGGTGCCCTGCTCAGCATCATCGCCGCACAGATCGACTCACTCGCGCTGCTGCTCCTGGCAGGCTGCCTGTTCGGCAGCGGCTCAGCGGCCAACCTCCAGTCCCGGTACGCCGCGACCGACGCCGCCGATCCCAAGCACGTCGCCAGCTCCCTGTCGATGGTCGTCTGGGCGACCACGATCGGCGTCGTCGTCGGCCCCAACCTGACCGGCGTCGGCGGCTCGGTCGGTACGTCGCTCGGCGTCTTCCCGCTGGCCGGCCCCTACCTGTTCTCGGTGGTCGCCTTCTCCCTTGCGCTGGCGACCGTCTGGTTCGGCCTGCGCCGGCTGCAGCAGGTCGCCGTCCGGACCACCCTCGAACGCCAGCCGCTGTCCACCACCTTCCGCCGGGTGGTCGCGATCCCGCACGCCCGGCTGGGGCTGCTCGCGATCGCGTCCGCCCACGCGGTGATGGTCGGCGTGATGTCGATGACCTCGGTGCACCTGCGCCACCACGGCGCCTCGCTCACCGTCGTCGGTTTCGTCATCAGCGGCCACGTCGCCGGCATGTACGCGTTGTCCCCCGTGATGGGCTTTCTCGCCGACCGCCTCGGTCGCGTTCCCACCATCGGCATCGGCCTCACGATCCTGACCTCCGCGATGACCGTGGCCGCCCTCGCTCCGGACGAGGCGCACAGCCTGACCGGCCTCGCCCTGGTGCTGCTCGGCCTCGGCTGGTCGGCCTGCCTGGTGGCCGGTTCGGCGCTGCTGTCCGGCTCCGTGCCGCCCGACATCCGCACCTCCGCGCAGGGTTTGTCCGACCTGACGATGGGCGTCTTCGCCTCGATTGCCGGGATCGGCGCCGGGCCGGTCCTCGCCCAGCTCGGCTTCCACTGGCTCGCAGTACTGTGCGGGATGCTGCTCGTCCCGGTCGCGGTCCTGACCGCCACGACGGTCAGGAAAAAGTCTGGCGAGACTGTCGGTACGGCGAGTTAA
- a CDS encoding beta-N-acetylhexosaminidase, with product MSEQIAIVPAPRELVTGDGRWVSADPAAEAVRTVVENLGETEYRIDVTTDGARLSAGSEESLRYAEQTYRQLLDAATETDGGLAVPVVRIADAPRFGWRGMMLDVARHFMPKEFVLKVIDTIALHRMNVLHLHLTDDQGWRVQIDAFPKLTEIGAWRPETMVGKMSHGQTEFSYDGTRHGGFYTKDDLREIVAYAAERGITVIPEIDLPGHMQAAIAAYPELGNNPDTQLGVRQVWGISDDVLNVNDTTVEFVRTVLREVLDIFPGPYIHLGGDECPDGQWRTSPAAQARQAELGLTDAGQLQGWFTEQVSAVLSEDGRRLVGWDEMVETDCPKSAVIMAWRGPDRGEVAAKAGHDVVMAPNQSVYFDYYQGDPATEPLAIGHFTPLEKVYDFEVIPPGLTAEEEARIVGTQCQVWTEYMEDPERVGYMLLPRLSAFAERAWGSPKVSYDEFLGRLRPHLARIEALGLTYRPLD from the coding sequence ATGTCCGAACAGATCGCGATCGTCCCCGCCCCCCGAGAGCTCGTCACCGGCGACGGCCGGTGGGTCAGTGCCGACCCGGCCGCCGAAGCGGTCCGCACCGTCGTGGAGAACCTCGGCGAGACGGAGTACCGGATCGACGTGACGACCGACGGGGCCCGGCTGTCGGCCGGCTCCGAGGAGTCGCTGCGCTACGCCGAGCAGACCTACCGGCAGCTCCTCGACGCGGCGACCGAGACCGACGGCGGCCTGGCGGTCCCGGTGGTCCGGATCGCCGACGCGCCGCGGTTCGGCTGGCGCGGGATGATGCTCGACGTCGCCCGGCACTTCATGCCCAAGGAGTTCGTGCTGAAGGTGATCGACACGATCGCCCTGCACCGGATGAACGTGCTGCACCTGCACCTGACCGACGACCAGGGCTGGCGGGTCCAGATCGACGCCTTCCCCAAGCTCACCGAGATCGGTGCCTGGCGGCCCGAGACGATGGTCGGCAAGATGTCGCACGGCCAGACCGAGTTCAGCTACGACGGCACCCGGCACGGCGGCTTCTACACCAAGGACGACCTGCGCGAGATCGTCGCCTACGCGGCGGAGCGGGGCATCACCGTCATACCGGAGATCGATCTGCCCGGCCACATGCAGGCGGCCATCGCGGCGTACCCGGAACTGGGCAACAACCCTGACACCCAGCTCGGCGTCCGGCAGGTGTGGGGCATCAGCGACGACGTCCTGAACGTGAACGACACCACTGTCGAGTTCGTCCGCACGGTGCTGCGCGAGGTGCTCGACATCTTCCCCGGCCCGTACATCCACCTCGGCGGCGACGAGTGCCCGGACGGCCAGTGGCGGACGTCGCCGGCCGCGCAGGCCCGGCAGGCCGAGCTCGGGCTCACCGACGCCGGTCAGCTGCAGGGCTGGTTCACCGAGCAGGTCTCGGCGGTGCTCAGCGAGGACGGCCGGCGGCTGGTCGGCTGGGACGAGATGGTCGAGACGGACTGCCCGAAGAGCGCGGTCATCATGGCGTGGCGGGGGCCGGACCGCGGTGAGGTGGCGGCGAAGGCCGGCCACGACGTGGTGATGGCGCCGAACCAGTCGGTGTACTTCGACTACTACCAGGGCGACCCGGCGACCGAGCCGCTCGCGATCGGCCACTTCACCCCGCTGGAGAAGGTCTACGACTTCGAGGTGATCCCGCCCGGCCTGACCGCCGAGGAGGAGGCCCGCATCGTCGGCACCCAGTGCCAGGTGTGGACGGAGTACATGGAGGACCCGGAGCGGGTCGGCTACATGCTGCTGCCGCGGCTGTCCGCCTTCGCCGAGCGCGCCTGGGGTTCACCGAAGGTCTCGTACGACGAGTTCCTCGGCCGCCTGCGCCCGCACCTGGCCCGGATCGAGGCGCTCGGGCTGACCTACCGCCCGCTCGACTGA
- a CDS encoding WS/DGAT/MGAT family O-acyltransferase, translated as MTAVGPLDAMFLLGETREQAMHVGGLMLFELPDGARDHVSRLYEEITQHQTVNPLFGRRVRNRALDLGYWSWEQDREIDLEYHVRLSGLARPGRYRELFELTSRLHGTLLDRRRPLWEMHLIEGVQGRRFAVYSKIHHSLIDGVTALQWMQNTLTADPRRTGMPATYSLPDSGAELAPPAGLGGGLPTATELFNAVGGAGRLLADLAGLSPVGFRSALRALQHEHSSVAFQAPQTIFNQPISAARRFAAQSWPMERLLKVRSVTGATLNDVMLAMCSGALRNYLEELGALPDQGLTAMVPVSLRNPDGSGRGGGNSLATLIADLATDERDPERRIRRIVASTTYGKSVLSQLSPLQNLMIGALGLGVAGPAAVVPGLAGRTPPPYNLVISNIPGPSNSPLYWNRSRLLGMYPASIVLNGQALNISVTSYDHQLHFGLIGCRHTVPHLQRLLTHLDTSLAELERL; from the coding sequence ATGACCGCGGTGGGGCCGCTGGACGCGATGTTCCTGCTCGGCGAGACGCGCGAGCAGGCGATGCACGTCGGTGGGCTGATGCTCTTCGAGCTGCCCGACGGCGCCCGCGACCACGTCTCCCGGCTGTACGAGGAGATCACCCAGCACCAGACGGTCAATCCGCTCTTCGGTCGCCGGGTCCGCAACCGCGCCCTCGACCTCGGCTACTGGTCCTGGGAGCAGGACCGCGAGATCGACCTCGAGTACCACGTGCGCCTCTCCGGCCTCGCCCGTCCCGGGCGCTACCGGGAACTGTTCGAGCTGACCAGCCGCCTGCACGGCACCCTGCTCGACCGCCGGCGTCCGCTGTGGGAAATGCACCTGATCGAAGGTGTCCAGGGTCGCCGTTTCGCCGTCTACTCCAAGATCCATCACTCCCTGATCGACGGCGTCACCGCACTGCAGTGGATGCAGAACACGCTCACCGCGGATCCCCGGCGAACCGGCATGCCCGCCACGTACTCCCTCCCGGACAGCGGGGCCGAGTTGGCGCCGCCCGCTGGTCTCGGGGGAGGGCTACCTACCGCTACCGAGTTGTTCAATGCAGTGGGCGGTGCCGGCCGGCTGCTGGCCGACCTGGCAGGTCTCTCACCAGTCGGTTTCAGGAGCGCCTTGCGGGCGCTTCAGCACGAGCACTCCTCCGTGGCTTTCCAGGCACCGCAGACCATCTTCAATCAGCCGATCAGTGCAGCCAGAAGATTCGCTGCGCAGTCCTGGCCGATGGAGCGACTGTTGAAAGTTCGTTCCGTCACCGGCGCCACCCTCAACGACGTGATGCTGGCGATGTGTTCAGGTGCCCTACGCAACTATCTCGAAGAGCTCGGCGCCCTTCCTGACCAGGGTTTGACTGCCATGGTCCCCGTCTCGCTGAGAAACCCGGACGGTAGTGGCCGAGGTGGCGGCAACTCCCTCGCCACTCTGATCGCCGACCTCGCCACCGACGAGCGCGATCCGGAACGCCGCATCCGCCGGATCGTTGCCTCCACCACCTATGGCAAGAGCGTGCTCTCCCAGCTCAGCCCACTCCAGAACCTGATGATCGGCGCCCTGGGTCTCGGCGTGGCCGGTCCGGCAGCGGTCGTCCCGGGTCTCGCGGGCCGCACCCCACCGCCGTACAACCTGGTCATCTCCAACATCCCAGGCCCGAGCAACAGCCCCCTGTACTGGAACCGCTCCCGCCTGCTCGGCATGTATCCGGCCTCGATCGTCCTCAACGGCCAGGCGCTCAACATCAGCGTCACCAGCTACGACCACCAACTCCACTTCGGCCTGATCGGCTGCCGCCACACCGTCCCACACCTGCAACGTCTCCTCACCCACCTGGACACGTCCCTCGCCGAGCTAGAGCGGCTCTAG
- a CDS encoding TetR/AcrR family transcriptional regulator, with product MTKTLTPKGAATKQRIVAGAAELLRAQSVAATTLDDVCAHTHTSKSQLFHYFPEGKDQLLLAVAQYEADQVLSDQQPQLSNLDSWEAWQEWRDVVIERYRSLGDNCPMGALFLQVGRDTPGARAIVRRLLEDWQRFLAAGIEALQANGQLGPVDVEQTSAALLAGVQGGVTIMLSTGDTNYLEAAIDQGIERLRLAGSGSGRP from the coding sequence ATGACGAAAACCCTGACTCCCAAGGGGGCTGCCACCAAGCAACGCATCGTGGCGGGTGCCGCGGAGTTGCTGCGTGCGCAGTCGGTCGCCGCCACCACGCTCGACGACGTCTGCGCCCACACGCACACCAGCAAGAGTCAGCTCTTCCACTACTTCCCGGAAGGCAAGGACCAGCTCCTGCTGGCAGTAGCGCAGTACGAGGCCGATCAGGTGCTGAGCGACCAGCAACCTCAGCTGAGCAACCTGGACAGCTGGGAAGCCTGGCAGGAGTGGCGGGACGTGGTGATCGAGCGATACCGGTCCCTCGGAGACAACTGCCCGATGGGTGCGCTGTTCCTGCAGGTCGGCCGGGACACTCCCGGCGCGCGGGCGATCGTGCGACGACTGCTGGAGGACTGGCAGCGCTTCCTCGCCGCGGGGATCGAGGCGCTGCAGGCCAACGGCCAGCTGGGGCCGGTCGACGTCGAGCAGACCTCGGCCGCCCTGCTCGCCGGCGTACAGGGCGGCGTGACGATCATGCTGTCGACCGGCGACACGAACTATCTGGAAGCAGCGATCGACCAGGGCATCGAGCGGCTGCGACTGGCCGGAAGCGGAAGTGGCAGGCCCTAG
- a CDS encoding GNAT family N-acetyltransferase, whose product MSEVSLRAITPEDLPTLFENQYDPASATMAGVPIREEADFYVRRTRTEADPATDTRAVMVDGEMAGDVVSWTDESGRHVGYRIAQRFWGRGIATTALRLFLAELTDRPLQADLLKTNIGSRRVLEKNGFRLLAPDELPADAEPTLHYFRLDS is encoded by the coding sequence ATGAGTGAGGTGAGCCTGCGGGCGATCACGCCGGAAGACCTACCAACGTTGTTCGAGAACCAGTACGACCCGGCCAGCGCGACGATGGCCGGCGTACCGATCCGTGAAGAGGCGGACTTCTACGTCCGCCGGACCAGAACCGAGGCCGACCCCGCCACCGACACCCGCGCGGTCATGGTGGACGGCGAGATGGCCGGCGACGTCGTCAGCTGGACCGACGAGAGCGGCCGCCACGTCGGCTACCGGATCGCCCAGCGTTTCTGGGGCCGCGGGATCGCCACGACCGCGCTGCGGCTCTTCCTCGCGGAGCTGACCGACCGCCCACTCCAGGCAGACCTGCTGAAGACGAATATCGGCTCCCGCCGGGTCCTGGAGAAAAACGGCTTCCGCCTGCTCGCCCCCGACGAGTTGCCGGCCGACGCCGAGCCGACGTTGCACTACTTCCGGCTCGACAGCTGA